The following proteins come from a genomic window of Andrena cerasifolii isolate SP2316 chromosome 6, iyAndCera1_principal, whole genome shotgun sequence:
- the Hyd gene encoding E3 ubiquitin-protein ligase hyd isoform X4, with translation MTSIHFVVHPLPGTDDQLNDRLKEVAEKMNRYGFATLPAFSGQKISVKHIVVGPTHIALLTEDYKIGRVAFTVLSDRLDLSKNEPNRNTSKSHVGSSNSAPNGGGSSGSGGRGMSRTRARIMRGSSRGSSSGGSGSGGRIGAPGVIMGGGSGSTSRPIAPVPAPFVPEDLVSQAQVVLQGKSRNLIVRELQRTNLDVNLAVNNLLSRDDEEGDDAEDAGDTYVPEDLISLLDGGFSNEHSVIIDADSMFSEDMFGYTAGMRNRGSSSRRIGNDREGERASDRERDSFSRWRERQYCGPRRWLETALKDSWEKDSDNKKKELASQSPLWISEELEWWHERSTDPAPRFIQIASLYSELIAVSAGGQLYQWKWSESEPYKHPENPNIHHPKASWLAVTTENIVNISATAIRCSINTESGKVATWLDELLGPVASRLEHPAQAFTEFTLDKIVSLHTCALYTVARLESGALYWWGVLPFTQRKKLWEKYKAKSRKHRPSTTSSNDISYGTHVCMKNSPIYQPGAIGFTIANGVPKVGQLQAAAWNIDSVLRFKVLPAGAHLPNANADKREASGNSGTERQKRVAPRSEGEFDRKDEEDWHLKDVVFIEDVKTVPVGKVIKVDGFYVAVKFFSKDSKEKEKEIKEKDFSTSDFKDLTAEEWIKLLADCRLLRKDELQVIKSSMNPRAPDCFQRTPRRVNITEGSSDNILTVATDGQGIHAIVKNGSKLSYVVYNLSTGRYVQDCYIPSDISSVLGLQPQNINLTSAGESIECSMILRDGNNTIYPLAKDCADAIRDPNWLDLVPVLCIGASTIPIPNCSNSTNMKNQVAVIALAFDNLLLMPRILRCDYDSVKQVFCNLEQDHKNNVAQIQTVLTERCDGNRNILHACVSMCSPTSNKENDQGIERELVSNTVDGASAPIEEPIPTLSWPPEAFDNTSGEEDSLLSIGAASISMMNKSGKSVGATSNNTYIIDSVERRNNALLILKYMCESNVLAPHLKELLTAKDAQGQTPLMLAVSVRAYHAALTLLDTIQRVGRDQKECSAMILPPDANSDLSPLFVTCCNDTCSFTWTGAEHINQDIFECRTCGLTGSLCCCTECARVCHRGHDCKIKITSPTAYCDCWEKCKCHALIAGHQGARYTLLCRLVVNTNLATKINSRGESILLFLVQTVGRQLVEQRQFRSALRQRSTSASRKGASSDGLVTDSDMPDHDLEPPRFSRKALERLLNDWPAVQCMIMSGVSVNSNDQLFGDQGQLCRQSGTALLDKFTHSLLVKCSAEMLDTLLTTLIRELQNDSVPGRQEEANNVARRFVRSVARIFVIFTIEMAPNTKRKSTGQESQPLMKCRKVFMALIKLAVEELCETADSLIAPVRLGVARPTAPFTLTSSAIEVINGSEELFCIDPLIPHSGVASQTLDAALQTQQGNNNINTARDVSAMDETEGGEEVPMDVDGDISEHEESGVSGAVAGQPLGEIDSNAGGVSEEQAGDGESDTELDLLAEAETESDSDDNHSNQDAASAQRSVQTGATAGSDGGMGSILLFPEDESGESSQQEDDESEAGETDEQDNEDFQMGDEQLERRSGSSGHLHRNNLAPVSMQWAIRNREANTRTAGLRVTGGSSLVFIDSTAIRRTTATSAVAAAQEPITMSTTTSCLARAFGIVIRQIADLLVMMQDHKTLVPFLPRFMEITYQDALNLQMYLEAHLKPTWDWLLTVMDATEAQLRFGVSLTRSADPTHPEHPLNNAPSLSGSNFTGLLNTAALSLTLQSNTGRNQRGGIATSSNISTPQASTRLTVGFAGVGEPSRSSRERESVDVHSARREFLSYCLSLMRAHNGEHRDSLPVLDVSSLRHVAYVFDALVYYMRSLSEPMSSRGDSQKESSNYSGWNDQDENDNDEGEEYNSPVPAALETDSVDYPDLLQVPICGSGNNTKSTPKGRKHPFLQRSDSTLCLGCPPLDPFDTIMSEALPLADQPHLLQPHSRREDLFGIPRQPNAGSNPLAGLPTRLGLSARSADTQNTVTPTFSQVIHGPAASASSDARRSSVSAAGDSTPAKYTEKTKPFNQANDSHPLATEQIDRAPIIVSTNNQTDQPAGSAKSNKDVIKTSRSVIVRAGTVSEASTNKAGAPEVLVVSTVETQNGAEDVDPAGSSHEISAHETVETSPVENARAISSIGTNISHNIVLGRWRVSLDLFGRVFMEDVGLEAGSVVSELGGFPVKEAKFRRDMEKLRNSQQKDLNLLKMERDRTQLLVLTMKELNTQYNLYNKRASNTPPLAVNRVKVIFKDEPGEGSGVTRSFYTAIAEALLANEKLPNLEAAQVGSKYTQYNVLQKLKSRDRDRDLRRQNPRSSGKCRETRRALSFEAQSFHPSIISVVDTSSNSGPGSSSSNSHPLPVNHPNNEHLTMHQQQLGDRLYPKIYALRPALAEKITGMLLELSPAQLLMLLASEDALRQKVEEAFELIHSHTQDLASEALLDLDVFSLTARCGANKKKIENSILDDTEDNAPLFYSPGKRGFYTPRQGRASYERLNAFRNVGRLIGLCLLQNELCHIFLNRHVLKYILGRPIRFHDLAFFDSVIYESLRQLVIDSETKDSNSLFSALDLTFSIDLCPEEGGGSIELIPNGRDIEVTASNVYDYVRKYAEVRMIKVQEKALHAMREGVFDVLPEGALDGQTSEDLRLLSNGVGDINVSVLISYTSFNDESGEAADRLAKFKRWLWSIIEKMSHSERQDLVYFWTGSPALPASEDGFQPMPSVTLRPADDAHLPTANTCISRLYVPLYSSRHVLRHKLLLAIKTKDFGFV, from the exons ATGACGTCGATACACTTCGTCGTGCACCCGTTACCGGGGACAGACGACCAGCTGAACGATAG GTTAAAAGAAGTGGCTGAGAAGATGAACAGATATGGATTTGCAACGTTACCAGCATTTAGTGGACAAAAGATTTCAGTGAAGCATATCGTCGTCGGACCAACGCATATTGCTCTTCTCACCGAAGACTATAAAATCGGCAGAGTTGCATTTACAGTATTGTCTGATAGATTGGATTTGAGCAAAAATGAACCAAATAGAAA TACGAGTAAGAGCCACGTCGGGAGCTCTAATTCGGCGCCGAACGGTGGCGGGAGCAGCGGAAGTGGGGGCAGAGGAATGTCCAGAACACGAGCGAGGATTATGCGTGGTAGTTCCAGAGGGAGCAGCAGCGGTGGGAGCGGCAGCGGAGGCAGGATAGGCGCACCGGGTGTAATTATGGGGGGAGGAAGTGGCAGCACCTCGCGTCCCATCGCACCAGTGCCTGCGCCATTTGTGCCAGAGGATCTTGTCTCACAAGCTCAAGTGGTATTGCAGGGGAAAAGTCGTAATCTTATTGTTAGAGAATTGCAG CGTACAAATTTAGATGTAAACTTAGCGGTAAACAATTTGCTATCACGGGACGACGAGGAGGGCGACGACGCCGAGGACGCGGGGGACACCTACGTCCCGGAAGATCTTATATCTTTGCTAGATGGTGGATTCAGCAACGAGCATTCTGTTATAATCGACGCGGATTCTATGTTCTCCGAGGACATGTTCGGCTACACAGCGGGCATGAGAAA CCGTGGAAGCTCTTCGCGCAGAATAGGCAACGACAGAGAAGGCGAGCGTGCATCGGATCGCGAACGCGACAGTTTCAGCAGATGGAGGGAGCGTCAGTATTGCGGACCTCGTCGTTGGCTGGAGACAGCTCTTAAAGACTCTTGGGAGAAAGATTCTG ATAACAAGAAGAAGGAATTAGCTTCGCAGAGTCCATTATGGATATCAGAGGAACTGGAATGGTGGCACGAACGTAGCACCGATCCTGCTCCTCGTTTTATTCAGATCGCCTCGCTTTATAGCGAGCTGATCGCCGTTTCTGCCGGGGGCCAGTTGTACCAATGGAAGTGGTCCGAGTCTGAGCCATACAAACATCCAGAG AATCCAAATATACATCATCCAAAAGCTTCGTGGTTGGCAGTGACGACAGAAAACATAGTTAATATATCCGCAACGGCTATTCGATGCTCTATTAATACTGAGAGCGGCAAAGTGGCTACTTGGCTGGACGAGCTTCTGGGGCCTGTTGCCTCCCGCCTCGAGCATCCAGCTCAAGCATTTACCGAATTCACGCTTGACAAAATAGTATCGCTCCATACTTGTGCTTTGTATACCGTAGCCAGACTTGAAAGTGGTGCACTATACTGGTG GGGTGTCTTACCTTTCACGCAGCGTAAGAAATTGTGGGAAAAATATAAAGCTAAGTCGCGCAAGCACAGACCATCGACAACATCCTCGAATGATATCAGTTACGGCACGCACGTCTGTATGAAAAACAGCCCTATATATCAACCTGGTGCGATAG GATTCACGATTGCCAACGGCGTTCCAAAAGTGGGGCAGCTGCAAGCAGCAGCTTGGAATATAGATTCCGTGTTGAGATTTAAAGTATTGCCGGCTGGAGCTCACTTGCCTAACGCTAACGCGGATAAACGCGAAGCGAGTGGAAACAGCGGAACGG AGAGGCAGAAGCGCGTTGCGCCGCGAAGCGAAGGGGAGTTCGATCGGAAGGACGAGGAGGACTGGCACTTGAAGGACGTTGTTTTCATAGAGGACGTTAAAACTGTACCCGTCG GCAAAGTTATAAAAGTCGACGGTTTCTACGTTgccgtgaaattcttttcgaaAGACtcgaaggagaaagagaaagagatcaAGGAGAAGGACTTCAGCACGTCAGACTTCAAGGATCTAACGGCTGAGGAATGGATCAAGTTACTTGCTGATTGCAGACTTTTACGGAAAGACGAACTTCAG GTGATAAAGTCATCTATGAATCCAAGAGCGCCAGATTGTTTCCAACGAACTCCGAGGAGAGTGAATATCACCGAAGGATCGAGTGATAATATTTTAACCGTTGCCACAGATGGGCAAG GTATTCACGCGATAGTGAAGAATGGGAGCAAATTGAGCTACGTTGTGTATAATCTGAGCACTGGGAGATACGTGCAAGATTGCTATATTCCATCGGATATATCATCCGTTTTGGGTCTACAGCCTCAAAATATCAACCTTACAAGCGCAGGAGAG AGCATCGAGTGCTCGATGATTCTCAGAGACGGGAACAACACGATCTACCCATTAGCGAAAGATTGCGCCGATGCTATTCGCGATCCGAACTGGTTGGATTTAGTTCCTGTGCTTTGTATCGGTGCTTCGACCATTCCGATACCGAACTGCTCGAACTCGACCAACATGAAGAACCAAGTTGCTGTTATTGCGCTAGCCTTTGATAATCTCTTGTTGATGCCGCGTATCTTACGGTGCGACTATGATAGTGTGAAACAGGTGTTCTGTAATTTGGAGCAAGACCACA AAAACAACGTAGCTCAGATCCAAACAGTGCTAACTGAACGTTGCGATGGCAATCGTAACATTTTACACGCCTGTGTCAGTATGTGTTCGCCAACGTCTAACAAAGAAAACGATCAAG GTATCGAACGTGAACTGGTCTCTAATACCGTCGATGGTGCATCTGCACCTATTGAGGAGCCTATTCCAACGTTAAGCTGGCCACCGGAAGCATTTGACAACACGTCAGGAGAAGAGGACAGCTTACTTAGCATTGGTGCTGCCAGTATATCTATGATGAATAAATCAGGTAAAA GTGTTGGAGCGACCTCAAACAACACTTACATCATAGACTCCGTTGAAAGAAGGAACAACGCGTTGCTCATATTAAAGTACATGTGTGAAAGTAACGTATTGGCCCCTCATCTGAAAGAACTGCTTACTGCGAA AGATGCACAGGGCCAGACACCATTGATGCTTGCCGTGTCGGTTCGCGCATATCACGCAGCACTGACTCTATTGGACACCATTCAAAGAGTCGGAAGAGACCAGAAAGAATGCTCTGCCATGATACTTCCTCCCGACGCCAATTCAGACTTGTCTCCGCTATTCGTTACATGCTGCAACGATACCTGCAGCTTCACTTGGACTGGAGCAGAGCACATTAACCAA GACATTTTCGAGTGTAGAACTTGTGGATTGACGGGCTCCCTGTGCTGCTGTACCGAATGCGCTCGCGTCTGTCACAGAGGCCACGATTGTAAGATAAAGATCACCTCGCCCACAGCTTACTGCGACTGCTGGGAGAAATGCAAGTGTCACGCGCTGATCGCTGGCCATCAAGGGGCGAGGTACACACTTCTCTGCCGCCTAGTGGTCAATACCAATCTCGCTACGAAAATAAACTCGAG AGGAGAGAGCATTTTGCTGTTTCTAGTGCAGACCGTAGGAAGACAATTGGTGGAACAACGACAATTCCGTTCAGCTCTTCGACAACGTTCGACGTCCGCTAGTCGAAAGGGAGCTTCGTCTGATG GCTTGGTCACGGACTCGGACATGCCAGACCACGATCTGGAGCCTCCGCGATTCAGTCGAAAAGCTCTGGAACGATTGCTGAACGACTGGCCCGCTGTTCAATGCATGATCATGTCAGGGGTATCAGTAAACAGCAACGATCAGTTATTCGGGGATCAGGGGCAATTGTGTCGCCAGAGCGGCACGGCATTGCTTGACAAATTTACTCACTCACTGTTGGTTAAGTGCAGTGCAGAG ATGCTTGACACCCTCCTCACGACTCTGATAAGGGAGCTGCAAAACGATTCCGTGCCTGGGCGCCAGGAAGAAGCGAACAACGTCGCGCGTCGATTCGTCCGTTCCGTAGCTCGAATCTTCGTGATCTTCACGATCGAAATGGCACCGAATACAAAGAGGAAAAG CACTGGTCAAGAGTCGCAGCCGCTGATGAAGTGCCGCAAAGTCTTCATGGCACTGATTAAACTAGCCGTGGAAGAGCTGTGCGAGACCGCCGACTCTCTGATAGCCCCTGTGAGATTAGGGGTCGCTCGTCCGACCGCCCCGTTCACGCTGACCAGCTCGGCGATCGAGGTGATCAACGGGTCGGAGGAGTTGTTCTGCATAGATCCGTTGATACCCCACAGCGGTGTCGCCTCTCAGACCCTGGACGCCGCTCTGCAAACTCAGCAGGGAAACAACAATATAAACACCGCCAGGGACGTTTCCGCTATGGACGAAACAGAAGGCGGCGAAG AAGTTCCAATGGACGTGGACGGCGACATAAGCGAGCACGAGGAGTCCGGAGTCTCCGGAGCAGTCGCTGGCCAGCCGTTAGGCGAGATCGATAGCAACGCCGGCGGTGTGAGCGAAGAGCAGGCTGGGGACGGCGAGTCCGACACCGAGCTCGACCTCCTGGCCGAAGCTGAAACGGAGTCGGATTCTGACGACAATCACAGCAACCAGGACGCCGCGTCCGCCCAACGGAGCGTGCAAACTGGCGCTACAGCAGGCTCTGACGGCGGAATGGGATCCATTCTGCTGTTCCCGGAGGACGAGTCCGGGGAGTCGAGCCAGCAGGAGGACGACGAGAGCGAGGCAGGGGAAACCGACGAGCAAGATAACGAGGACTTTCAGATGGGCGACGAGCAGTTGGAACGTCGAAG TGGTTCATCAGGCCATTTACATCGCAATAATCTCGCGCCGGTTTCTATGCAATGGGCGATACGCAACCGCGAGGCGAACACGCGCACAGCAGGACTAAGAGTAACAGGTGGCAGTAGTCTGGTTTTTATTGACTCTACAGCTATAAGACGCACCACTGCAACGTCCGCTGTTGCAGCCGCACAAGAGCCTATTACTATGAGTACCACTACCAGTTGTCTGGCACGTGctttcggaattgttattcgacAGATTGCTGACCTTTTAGTCATGATGCAAGACCACAAGACGCTGGTGCCGTTCCTGCCGCGATTCATGGAGATCACTTATCAGGATGCGTTGAACTTACAG ATGTATCTGGAGGCTCATTTAAAGCCCACATGGGATTGGTTGTTAACGGTGATGGACGCTACGGAAGCGCAGCTGAGATTCGGCGTGTCCTTGACACGCAGCGCGGATCCCACGCACCCAGAGCACCCGTTGAACAATGCACCGTCACTGTCCGGGAGCAATTTCACTGGGTTACTGAATACAGCGGCTCTGTCGTTGACGTTACAGTCTAATACAGGTCGGAACCAACGCGGCGGTATCGCCACGAGCTCCAATATCTCCACGCCGCAAGCTTCTACCAGACTCACCGTTGGTTTTGCCGGCGTTGGCGAACCTTCTAGAAGCAGTAGAGAACGCGAAA GTGTCGACGTGCATTCCGCGCGACGTGAATTTTTATCCTACTGCTTGTCCCTAATGCGTGCCCACAACGGCGAGCACAGAGATAGCCTGCCTGTGCTAGACGTTTCCTCTCTGAGACACGTAGCCTACGTCTTCGACGCGCTGGTATATTACATGCGCTCGCTCTCAGAGCCGATGTCGTCGCGTGGAGACTCGCAGAAAGAATCCTCCAACTACTCTGGCTGGAACGATCAG GACGAGAACGACAACGACGAAGGGGAGGAGTACAATTCTCCGGTTCCCGCGGCGCTGGAGACAGACTCCGTTGATTACCCCGACTTACTACAAGTCCCCATTTGCGGGTCTGGCAATAATACTAAGAGCACACCGAAAGGGAGGAAGCATCCCTTCCTGCAAAGATCCGATTCCACGCTGTGCCTCGGTTGCCCACCCCTTGACCCGTTCGACACTATTATGAGCGAGGCCCTGCCGCTGGCCGATCAGCCGCATTTATTGCAGCCACATTCGAGGCGCGAGGACCTCTTTGGTATCCCAAGGCAGCCAAACGCTGGTTCTAATCCGTTAGCGGGGCTGCCGACGAGGCTCGGCTTGTCCGCGCGAAGTGCAGACACCCAGAACACCGTCACGCCAACATTCAGCCAAGTGATCCACGGGCCAGCGGCCTCTGCGTCTTCTGACGCGAGGCGCAGCTCGGTCTCGGCCGCAGGCGACTCCACGCCCGCCAAGTACACG GAGAAGACGAAACCGTTTAATCAGGCAAACGATAGCCATCCGCTTGCCACGGAGCAAATCGATCGGGCTCCGATCATAGTATCCACTAATAATCAAACCGATCAGCCGGCAGGAAGTGCGAAAAGTAATAAGGACgttattaaaacgagtagaagcGTTATTGTTAGAGCTGGGACCGTATCG gAGGCGAGCACGAACAAAGCGGGCGCGCCGGAAGTGTTGGTCGTGTCGACCGTAGAAACGCAAAACGGAGCGGAGGACGTAGATCCAGCTGGTTCCAGCCACGAGATATCCGCCCATGAAACGGTGGAGACTAGCCCGGTGGAAAATGCCAGAGCCATTTCCTCTATTGGAACGAATATATCGCATAACATTGTACTCGGCCGCTGGAGAGTGTCTCTCGATTTGTTCGGGCGAGTCTTTATGGAAGACGTTGGCTTAGAAGCTGGCTCTGTGGTGTCCGAATTGGGAGGATTCCCCGTGAAGGAAGCGAAATTCCGCAGAGACATGGAGAAGCTGCGAAACTCTCAGCAGAAAGATCTTAATCTACTCAAG ATGGAACGGGACAGAACACAGCTACTAGTGCTGACAATGAAGGAATTAAACACGCAATACAATTTATATAATAAACGCGCATCTAACACACCGCCGCTGGCAGTGAATCGCGTTAAAGTGATCTTCAAGGACGAACCCGGCGAGGGTTCTGGGGTGACCAGAAGCTTTTACACTGCGATCGCAGAG GCATTACTCGCGAACGAGAAACTGCCTAATCTCGAAGCGGCACAAGTGGGATCGAAGTATACGCAGTATAACGTTCTCCAGAAACTGAAGAGTAGAGATCGCGATCGTGACCTAAGGCGACAA AATCCTCGATCATCTGGAAAATGTCGCGAGACACGTAGAGCATTATCCTTCGAGGCTCAATCTTTCCATCCGTCGATCATCAGCGTCGTAGATACAAGCAGTAACTCTGGACCCGGGAGCTCGTCCTCCAATTCCCACCCGTTGCCCGTTAACCATCCAAACAACGAGCACTTGACCATGCATCAACAGCAACTCGGGGACAGATTGTATCCGAAG ATCTACGCACTGCGACCAGCGTTAGCTGAGAAAATAACTGGCATGCTCCTGGAACTGTCCCCTGCGCAGCTATTGATGCTGCTAGCTTCAGAAGACGCTCTGCGACAGAAAGTGGAGGAAGCATTCGAACTGATCCACAGCCACACCCAGGACCTGGCAAGCGAGGCGCTGCTGGATCTCGACGTGTTCAGTCTAACGGCCCGTTGCGGGGCGAACAAGAAGAAGATCGAGAACAGCATTCTGGATGACACGGAGGACAACGCTCCTTTGTTCTATTCGCCAGGTAAAAGAGGCTTCTACACGCCGCGACAGGGGAGAGCCAGCTACGAGCGTCTCAACGCATTCAGGAACGTGGGCAG ACTCATAGGATTGTGTCTGCTGCAAAATGAGCTGTGCCACATATTCCTGAACCGTCACGTGCTAAAGTACATCCTGGGAAGGCCGATACGTTTCCACGACCTCGCCTTTTTCGACTCTGTAATTTATGAAAGCCTGAGGCAGCTCGTGATCGACTCCGAGACCAAGGATAGCAACAGCTTGTTCTCTGCTCTTGACCTCACGTTCAG TATCGATCTGTGCCCCGAGGAAGGGGGAGGATCCATCGAACTCATACCGAACGGCCGGGACATCGAGGTGACAGCGAGCAACGTGTACGACTACGTGCGGAAGTACGCCGAGGTCCGTATGATCAAGGTACAGGAGAAGGCTCTGCACGCGATGAGGGAGGGCGTGTTCGACGTGCTGCCCGAGGGAGCTCTAGACGGCCAGACATCCGAGGACCTGAGGCTCCTCTCGAATGGGGTCGGCGACATAAACGTCTCCGTTCTGATATCCTACACTTCGTTCAACGACGAGTCGGGTGAGGCCGCGGATAGACTGGCGAAGTTCAAGCGATGGCTCTGGTCGATCATTGAGAAGATGTCGCACTCGGAGCGACAGGATTTG GTATACTTTTGGACAGGATCCCCGGCATTGCCAGCCAGCGAAGATGGCTTTCAACCGATGCCAAGCGTTACGTTACGGCCGGCAGACGATGCTCATCTACCAACTGCAAATACATGTATTTCTCGACTATACGTTCCATTGTACAGCTCTCGTCACGTATTAAGACATAAACTACTTCTTGCTATCAAGACAAAGGACTTTGGATttgtatga